A genomic window from Candidatus Dormiibacterota bacterium includes:
- a CDS encoding aspartate kinase has protein sequence MTHERRAVLKFGGTSVATRDQRELAFARIRDARADGFATVAVVSAMGRAPSPYATDTLLEAIDGRSGSANADMLLACGELLSAAIFADELTAAGVPARALSGANAGIVTDAHYGDATILRVDAERIERMLDEGIVPVVAGFQGATEDGMLTTLGRGGTDLSAIAIGNAIDAERVDIYTDVSGAMTADPRRIERARTIERASLEEMTELAEHGAKVMHHKAADYAQRTQTPYTIKGLATDRGTLVVDGVDHHRPVTGVTSSGRLTWVRIIRGDIENPQQRMQTELEMFRRMADAGISIDQVSINQAGVSFVVQGDSANAVRTLLGDLNLAVRVREGCSKISVVGSGMRGTPGVVLQVVTALSNADVEIIHCTDSNITISILVPEADVQRAEAAVHEHFALNAEEART, from the coding sequence GTGACCCACGAGCGACGGGCAGTTCTCAAATTCGGCGGCACGTCGGTTGCCACGCGCGACCAGCGGGAGCTCGCCTTCGCGCGCATTCGCGACGCGCGCGCCGACGGTTTCGCAACCGTTGCGGTAGTCTCGGCGATGGGGCGCGCGCCCTCGCCCTATGCGACCGACACGCTGCTCGAGGCGATCGACGGCCGAAGCGGAAGCGCGAACGCCGACATGCTGCTCGCGTGCGGCGAGCTGCTTTCGGCCGCCATTTTTGCCGACGAACTCACCGCCGCGGGCGTTCCCGCGCGGGCGCTTTCGGGCGCGAACGCCGGCATCGTCACCGATGCGCACTACGGCGATGCGACGATCCTGCGCGTCGATGCCGAGCGCATCGAACGCATGCTCGACGAGGGCATCGTGCCGGTCGTGGCGGGCTTTCAAGGCGCGACCGAAGACGGCATGCTCACGACGCTCGGACGCGGCGGAACGGATCTTTCGGCGATCGCCATCGGCAATGCGATCGACGCCGAACGAGTGGACATTTATACCGACGTGAGCGGCGCCATGACGGCGGATCCGCGCCGCATCGAACGTGCGCGCACGATCGAGCGCGCATCGCTCGAGGAGATGACCGAGCTGGCCGAACACGGCGCCAAGGTGATGCACCACAAGGCCGCCGACTACGCGCAGCGCACGCAGACGCCCTATACGATCAAAGGCCTGGCAACCGACCGCGGCACGCTCGTGGTGGACGGCGTCGATCATCATCGCCCGGTTACCGGCGTTACGTCCTCGGGCCGGCTCACGTGGGTGCGGATCATCCGCGGCGATATCGAAAACCCGCAGCAACGTATGCAGACGGAGCTCGAGATGTTCCGTCGCATGGCCGACGCGGGTATCTCGATCGATCAAGTCTCCATCAATCAGGCCGGCGTTTCGTTCGTGGTGCAGGGCGATAGCGCGAACGCGGTGCGCACGCTGCTGGGCGATCTGAACCTCGCGGTGCGCGTGCGCGAAGGCTGTTCGAAGATCTCCGTCGTCGGCTCGGGGATGCGCGGCACGCCTGGCGTTGTGTTGCAGGTCGTCACCGCGCTTTCGAACGCCGACGTCGAGATCATCCATTGCACCGATAGCAACATCACCATCTCGATTCTCGTCCCGGAGGCCGACGTGCAACGCGCCGAGGCCGCCGTCCACGAACACTTCGCACTCAACGCAGAAGAGGCACGCACATGA
- a CDS encoding aspartate-semialdehyde dehydrogenase, producing MRSWTRRDSDIVTVAVVGATGVVGETILRVLEERSVPIGELGVFASRARANAVRYGQRLLDVEPATEAALAKYDVVFFASGEDASERFVPALLERGAVVIDNSSTYRMDERAPLVVPEVNGDVVARGDRLFPVANCTAIILCMALAPIRNVAGLRAVRVATYQAASGAGRAGLDELLADERAVVDGLAEPPVKVFPHHLARNVVPQIGQIDADGNTGEERKVREETRKMLGLPELFVSATTVRVPVRTAHSEAVFLETERDTSVAELAEAFASAPGVVFHAQGIVTPRDVEGSDLVHVARLRQEDEGSKRAFALWCVGDQLRKGAATNGVQILQLLLARGFVQA from the coding sequence ATGCGATCTTGGACGAGAAGGGATAGCGACATCGTAACGGTAGCGGTCGTCGGCGCAACCGGCGTCGTCGGCGAAACGATTCTGCGCGTCTTGGAAGAGCGGAGCGTTCCCATTGGGGAGCTCGGCGTCTTCGCATCGCGCGCGCGCGCTAACGCCGTGCGCTACGGCCAGCGCTTGCTCGACGTGGAACCCGCAACCGAAGCGGCGCTGGCGAAATACGACGTCGTGTTCTTTGCGAGCGGCGAGGACGCGAGCGAACGCTTCGTCCCGGCATTGCTGGAACGCGGCGCGGTCGTGATCGACAACAGCTCGACGTATCGCATGGACGAGCGCGCGCCGCTCGTCGTACCGGAAGTGAACGGCGACGTGGTTGCGCGGGGCGACCGGCTGTTCCCGGTGGCGAATTGTACCGCGATCATCCTCTGCATGGCGCTTGCGCCCATCCGCAACGTCGCCGGCCTGCGCGCCGTGCGCGTGGCGACATATCAGGCCGCGAGCGGCGCGGGGCGCGCCGGGCTCGACGAGTTGCTCGCCGACGAGCGCGCCGTGGTCGATGGGCTGGCCGAGCCGCCCGTAAAGGTGTTTCCGCACCATCTCGCGCGTAACGTCGTGCCGCAGATCGGGCAGATCGATGCCGACGGCAACACCGGCGAGGAGCGTAAAGTCCGCGAAGAGACGCGCAAGATGTTGGGCTTACCGGAGCTGTTCGTGAGCGCGACGACGGTGCGCGTACCGGTCCGCACGGCGCATTCGGAAGCGGTGTTCCTTGAGACCGAGCGCGATACGAGCGTGGCGGAACTTGCGGAAGCGTTCGCAAGCGCGCCGGGCGTGGTCTTTCACGCGCAGGGCATCGTGACGCCGCGCGATGTGGAAGGCAGCGATCTGGTGCATGTGGCGCGACTGCGTCAAGAAGACGAAGGCTCGAAACGCGCCTTTGCGCTGTGGTGCGTCGGCGACCAGCTCCGCAAGGGCGCGGCCACCAACGGCGTGCAGATTCTGCAACTGTTGCTTGCGAGAGGATTCGTGCAAGCGTGA
- a CDS encoding dihydrodipicolinate reductase C-terminal domain-containing protein, which produces MVRVAVAGALGRMGRVAHAALLDAPGVTFVGGLAHERVEAESIVDDLDELVQRFSPDVLLDLTTHPSTVAISMAALELGVRPVIGATGWTAEERTALETLALDRGLGAMLVPNFAIGAALMVRFAEMATRFFPTVEIIELHHDQKKDAPSGTARFTAERIVAQGRVAHVPIHSVRLRGLVAHQEVLFGNTGEVLTIRHDSLSRESFVAGMLAASQWVMRAQGLVVGLDAILDEKG; this is translated from the coding sequence GTGGTTCGCGTTGCAGTAGCCGGTGCGCTCGGACGCATGGGTCGCGTGGCTCATGCCGCGTTGCTCGACGCGCCCGGCGTTACGTTTGTGGGGGGCCTGGCGCACGAACGCGTCGAGGCCGAATCGATCGTTGACGATCTGGATGAGTTGGTGCAGCGCTTCTCGCCCGACGTGCTGCTCGATTTGACGACCCATCCATCGACGGTGGCCATCTCGATGGCGGCGCTGGAATTGGGCGTGCGCCCCGTTATCGGTGCCACGGGATGGACGGCGGAGGAACGCACGGCGTTGGAAACCCTGGCCCTCGATCGCGGGCTCGGCGCGATGTTGGTTCCGAATTTCGCGATTGGGGCAGCGTTGATGGTGCGCTTCGCCGAGATGGCGACGCGCTTCTTTCCGACCGTTGAAATTATCGAGCTTCACCACGACCAGAAAAAAGACGCGCCCTCAGGCACCGCGCGGTTCACCGCCGAGCGCATCGTCGCGCAGGGCCGGGTTGCCCATGTCCCGATTCACAGCGTGCGGCTGCGCGGCTTGGTCGCGCATCAAGAAGTGCTGTTCGGCAATACCGGCGAGGTGCTGACGATTCGTCACGATTCGCTCTCGCGCGAATCGTTCGTGGCGGGCATGTTGGCCGCGTCGCAGTGGGTGATGCGGGCACAAGGGCTCGTCGTCGGCCTCGATGCGATCTTGGACGAGAAGGGATAG
- a CDS encoding UvrD-helicase domain-containing protein, whose protein sequence is MANIYQMILETEALNDVQSQAVRHTDGPVLIFAGAGSGKTRVLTHRIAYLLGEKRIAPDNILAVTFTNKAANEMKTRLERMVGAVGRDVWVGTFHSMCVRILRRDGSRIGIAPSFAIIDDTDQRQLVKEILDDLDYDERQMSVGSCLHEISKAKNALLWPEKYIETQTTVLGERYGNVYTEYQRRLAESNSLDFDDLIVRTIDLLERDKDAREKYQNRFKYVLVDEYQDVNIAQYRLVAIFAGKHKNITVVGDDDQSIYSWRGSDYKMILRFETDFPGAKVFKLEENYRSTQTILDAANALVENNKTRAPKKLFTNRMQGEPITVYAAATERDEARYVTEKVKELVREGSAYRDFLILYRTNAQSRVFEEALIADGIPYRVVGGVGFYARAEIKDVIAYLRYILNPSDALAFKRIVNVPRRGIGQQTLASLVQAATTSKVSVGEAIFHSDLLRTAVPKKLKELERFAELIGNFRGRVDDMGVADLVVAVMEESGYIRELQAEETHDARARLENLQELVGVARDYEGNDPEASLAGFLANIALISDLDSLDPDSSYVTLMTLHGAKGLEYRHVFLTGLEEGVFPHTRAMTDMDELEEERRLAYVGVTRAMDRLILTYAQRRALFGNTYSYPKSRFLEEMPNIVVLESENVSLPRPAGGRWREVAIHESAGAGMEMNLHNGDRVRHPKWGEGVISNLAGAGGDGLVTIDFPNVGQKMLMLKYAPLEKL, encoded by the coding sequence GTGGCGAATATCTACCAGATGATCCTGGAGACCGAAGCCCTCAACGACGTTCAATCGCAAGCCGTACGACACACCGATGGACCGGTGTTAATTTTTGCCGGAGCCGGCAGCGGCAAGACGCGCGTGCTCACGCACCGCATCGCCTATCTGCTTGGCGAGAAGCGTATCGCCCCCGATAACATCCTGGCCGTCACGTTCACCAACAAAGCGGCGAACGAGATGAAGACGCGCCTGGAACGCATGGTCGGCGCCGTCGGGCGCGACGTGTGGGTCGGCACGTTCCATTCCATGTGCGTGCGCATTCTGCGCCGCGACGGTTCGCGCATCGGCATCGCGCCCTCGTTTGCGATTATCGACGATACCGACCAGCGCCAGCTCGTCAAAGAGATTCTCGACGATCTCGATTACGACGAACGCCAGATGTCGGTCGGCTCGTGCCTTCACGAAATCAGCAAGGCCAAGAACGCGCTGCTCTGGCCCGAGAAGTACATCGAGACGCAGACGACCGTGCTGGGCGAACGCTACGGCAACGTCTACACGGAGTATCAGCGTCGCCTCGCCGAATCGAACAGCCTCGATTTCGACGATTTGATCGTGCGCACGATCGATCTGCTCGAGCGCGATAAAGACGCGCGAGAGAAGTACCAGAATCGCTTCAAGTACGTGCTGGTCGACGAATACCAGGACGTCAATATCGCGCAGTACCGCTTGGTCGCGATCTTCGCCGGCAAGCACAAGAACATCACCGTCGTCGGCGATGACGACCAGTCGATCTACTCGTGGCGCGGCAGCGATTACAAAATGATCCTGCGCTTCGAAACCGATTTCCCGGGCGCGAAGGTCTTCAAGCTCGAGGAAAACTATCGCAGCACGCAGACTATTCTCGACGCGGCCAATGCCTTGGTCGAGAACAACAAGACGCGCGCGCCGAAGAAACTGTTCACCAACCGCATGCAGGGCGAGCCGATTACGGTTTACGCCGCTGCGACCGAGCGCGACGAAGCGCGTTACGTTACGGAGAAGGTGAAGGAGCTGGTTCGCGAGGGTTCGGCCTATCGCGATTTCCTGATCCTGTATCGTACCAACGCGCAATCGCGCGTATTCGAAGAAGCGCTGATCGCCGACGGCATTCCGTACCGTGTGGTCGGCGGCGTCGGCTTCTACGCCCGGGCCGAAATCAAAGACGTCATCGCGTACCTGCGCTACATCCTGAACCCGTCGGATGCGCTTGCTTTCAAGCGCATCGTCAACGTGCCGCGTCGCGGCATCGGGCAGCAGACGCTCGCATCGCTCGTCCAAGCGGCGACCACCTCGAAGGTCTCCGTCGGCGAAGCGATCTTCCACAGCGACTTGCTGCGCACCGCGGTGCCCAAGAAACTCAAAGAACTCGAGCGCTTCGCCGAGCTGATCGGCAATTTCCGCGGCCGCGTCGACGACATGGGCGTGGCCGATCTGGTCGTCGCCGTGATGGAAGAATCCGGCTACATTCGCGAACTGCAAGCCGAAGAGACGCACGATGCGCGTGCGCGCTTGGAGAACCTGCAAGAGCTGGTCGGCGTCGCGCGCGATTACGAAGGCAACGATCCGGAAGCGTCGCTCGCCGGGTTCCTCGCCAACATCGCGCTCATCAGCGATCTCGATTCACTCGATCCCGATTCGTCGTACGTCACCTTGATGACGCTGCACGGCGCGAAGGGCTTGGAGTATCGCCACGTCTTCCTCACCGGTTTGGAAGAGGGCGTCTTCCCGCACACGCGGGCGATGACCGACATGGACGAACTCGAGGAAGAGCGTCGCCTGGCCTACGTCGGCGTGACGCGTGCGATGGATCGCCTGATCCTCACGTACGCCCAGCGTCGCGCGCTGTTCGGCAACACCTACTCGTATCCGAAGTCGCGCTTCCTCGAAGAGATGCCGAACATCGTCGTGCTCGAGAGCGAGAACGTCTCGTTACCGCGCCCGGCGGGCGGCCGCTGGCGCGAGGTCGCGATCCACGAATCGGCGGGCGCCGGCATGGAGATGAATCTGCATAACGGCGATCGCGTGCGCCATCCCAAATGGGGCGAGGGCGTGATCAGCAATCTCGCGGGTGCGGGCGGCGACGGTTTGGTGACGATCGATTTCCCGAACGTCGGCCAGAAAATGCTGATGCTCAAGTACGCTCCGTTGGAAAAACTCTAG
- a CDS encoding glycosyltransferase has protein sequence MAIALPTLEYLALLSDDTGVIQHAVESIPNRSTGYCTDDISRAFMVALAYQRVMPQDALAQRLASTYLSFLQNAQLEDGRFHNFMDYDRTWLDDVGTHDSCGRAMWSLGYGMRYAGDEAWQRVCARLLERAVTCVEWLEHPRAEAYAMIGLAHACAVHAEPRARAALRALGQASVARYERERADDWEWFEPVMTYDNARLPEALLRAGKVLGEQRFIDVGLRTLAFYESVTIEDGIYVPIGNDGWYPRGGERSRYAQQPLEAVGLVDAELAAFAALPEAGYLARAELGLAWYHGKNSRGAVMAANGGCFDGLSEDGVNHNMGAESSLSYLSASFALAAQRGTSLRIATR, from the coding sequence ATGGCGATCGCACTTCCGACCCTCGAGTACCTCGCGCTCTTGAGCGACGACACCGGCGTGATTCAGCACGCGGTGGAATCGATCCCGAACCGCTCGACGGGGTACTGCACCGACGACATTTCGCGCGCGTTTATGGTCGCGCTGGCGTACCAGCGGGTGATGCCGCAAGATGCGCTTGCGCAGCGGTTGGCGAGCACCTACCTTTCGTTTCTGCAGAACGCGCAGCTCGAAGATGGACGCTTCCATAACTTCATGGACTACGATCGCACCTGGCTCGACGACGTGGGCACGCACGATAGCTGCGGGCGCGCAATGTGGTCGCTCGGCTACGGCATGCGCTATGCCGGCGACGAGGCCTGGCAGCGCGTCTGCGCGCGGCTGCTCGAGCGGGCGGTCACCTGCGTCGAATGGCTGGAGCATCCGCGGGCCGAGGCCTACGCGATGATCGGGCTCGCCCACGCGTGCGCCGTGCATGCCGAGCCGCGGGCGCGGGCGGCGCTGCGAGCGCTCGGCCAGGCGTCGGTCGCGCGGTACGAACGAGAACGCGCCGATGATTGGGAGTGGTTCGAGCCGGTGATGACGTACGACAACGCTCGCTTGCCCGAGGCGCTGCTCCGGGCCGGCAAGGTGCTCGGCGAGCAGCGATTCATCGATGTGGGGCTGCGGACGCTCGCCTTCTACGAAAGCGTCACCATCGAGGACGGTATCTACGTGCCGATCGGCAACGACGGCTGGTACCCGCGCGGCGGGGAGCGGTCGCGCTACGCGCAGCAGCCGCTGGAGGCGGTCGGGCTGGTCGACGCGGAGCTCGCGGCCTTCGCGGCACTGCCGGAGGCCGGCTACCTCGCGAGAGCGGAGTTGGGCCTGGCCTGGTACCACGGCAAAAACTCACGGGGCGCGGTAATGGCGGCAAACGGCGGGTGCTTCGACGGCCTCTCGGAGGACGGGGTGAACCACAATATGGGCGCCGAGTCGTCGCTTTCGTACCTGTCCGCCTCCTTCGCCTTGGCGGCCCAGCGCGGAACGAGCCTACGGATCGCGACCCGCTAA
- a CDS encoding glycosyltransferase family 4 protein → MDPLTDIAVPRVLFLGSFPPRECGIATFMNDVVTSFDREFGTRSDVIAVDEPGGDARRYGSQVVARFNQDDRESYQQIARFINEHPAEILNIQHEYGLFGGERGEWLIDLLRAVEKPVVITLHTVLPEPDETMLRVTREICEQASKVISLSETGKHLLEERYGIDPGILRVVHHGVPDVPFQSTDAAKASFGIGQRLVISTFGLINRGKGLEFAIQAMRQVVKRHPEALYLILGETHPVVRRQEGESYRESLQSMVLEYGLQRNVQLIDKYLDFDELVTYLQATDIYLTPYLNPVQIVSGTLAYAVGCGKAIISTPYLYAQELLAHNRGFLCVFRDAESIAEDLMMLLDDPSLRRATERRAYRFGRQMTWPHVASDYGRLFSELCPPGELALVTSA, encoded by the coding sequence GTGGATCCGCTTACAGATATCGCGGTTCCGCGCGTGCTCTTTCTCGGTTCGTTTCCTCCCCGCGAGTGCGGCATCGCGACGTTTATGAACGACGTCGTCACCTCGTTCGATCGTGAATTCGGCACGCGCAGCGATGTGATCGCGGTCGATGAGCCGGGCGGCGATGCGCGCCGTTACGGCAGCCAAGTCGTTGCGCGATTCAATCAAGACGATCGCGAGAGCTACCAACAGATCGCGCGATTCATCAACGAGCATCCGGCGGAGATACTCAACATTCAGCACGAATACGGCCTCTTCGGCGGCGAGCGTGGCGAATGGTTGATCGATCTGCTGCGCGCGGTTGAAAAACCCGTAGTGATCACGCTGCACACCGTATTGCCGGAACCGGATGAAACGATGTTGCGCGTAACGCGCGAGATCTGCGAGCAGGCTTCGAAGGTGATCTCGCTCTCCGAAACCGGCAAGCATTTGCTCGAAGAACGCTACGGCATCGATCCCGGCATCCTGCGCGTCGTCCATCATGGCGTGCCCGACGTGCCGTTCCAAAGCACCGATGCGGCCAAGGCATCGTTCGGCATCGGGCAGCGGCTCGTCATTTCCACGTTCGGTTTGATCAATCGCGGCAAGGGGCTCGAATTCGCGATTCAAGCGATGCGCCAGGTGGTGAAGCGCCATCCGGAAGCGCTCTATCTCATTCTGGGCGAAACGCACCCCGTCGTGCGCCGCCAAGAAGGCGAATCGTACCGCGAGTCGTTGCAGAGCATGGTGCTGGAATACGGCTTGCAACGCAACGTGCAGTTAATCGATAAGTATCTCGATTTCGACGAGCTCGTGACGTATCTCCAAGCGACCGACATCTATTTAACGCCATACCTCAACCCGGTGCAGATCGTGAGCGGAACGCTCGCGTATGCGGTCGGTTGCGGCAAGGCGATCATCTCCACGCCGTACTTGTACGCGCAGGAGTTGCTCGCGCATAATCGTGGCTTTTTGTGCGTATTCCGCGACGCGGAGTCGATTGCGGAAGACCTCATGATGCTGCTCGACGATCCCTCGCTGCGGCGCGCGACCGAACGGCGTGCATACCGCTTCGGGCGACAGATGACGTGGCCGCACGTCGCGAGCGATTACGGGCGGCTCTTCAGCGAACTCTGCCCGCCCGGCGAGCTCGCGCTCGTCACGTCGGCGTAA
- a CDS encoding NDP-sugar synthase: protein MQAIVLVGGEGTRLRPLTFGTPKPMVPIMGVPFLARTMERLSEAGIHEVILPAGYMPQAIIDYFGDGSQLGMKITYVIEATPLGTAGAIKNVEEYITGPFVVLNGDVLTSLDLRAMMAFHKEKGGFGALHLIRVEDPSSFGCVVHDENGQISAFVEKPAPGTAPTDEINAGTYLLEPGILDFIPAGRPVSIERETFPQIIAAGKGLFAYTTDDYWIDLGRPEQYLAAHRDIMDGSMPLAIEPGISGAGAALLAGHPGVTQPVHVDEDVVVDPSAKIGPNVVLGRGCRIGAGAVVRESVLWDGVVVGDGAHIDESIVASGSQIGADATVGAGSVIGHHITIAPGTVLDPGSRVGPTAASAR from the coding sequence GTGCAGGCCATCGTTTTGGTTGGTGGGGAGGGGACGCGGTTGCGTCCGCTGACGTTCGGGACGCCCAAACCGATGGTGCCGATTATGGGTGTGCCGTTCTTGGCGCGCACGATGGAGCGGCTCTCCGAGGCGGGCATCCACGAGGTGATTCTGCCGGCGGGCTACATGCCGCAGGCGATCATCGACTATTTCGGCGACGGCTCGCAGCTCGGGATGAAGATTACCTACGTCATCGAGGCGACGCCGCTGGGCACGGCCGGCGCCATCAAGAACGTGGAGGAGTACATCACCGGGCCGTTCGTGGTGCTCAACGGCGACGTCCTCACCAGCCTCGATCTGCGCGCGATGATGGCCTTTCATAAGGAGAAGGGCGGCTTCGGCGCGCTCCACCTCATCCGCGTCGAGGACCCCTCGTCCTTCGGCTGCGTAGTCCACGATGAGAACGGGCAGATCTCGGCCTTCGTCGAGAAGCCGGCCCCCGGCACCGCGCCGACCGATGAAATTAACGCCGGCACCTACCTGCTGGAGCCGGGCATCCTCGATTTTATCCCCGCCGGGCGGCCGGTCTCGATCGAGCGCGAGACCTTCCCGCAGATCATCGCCGCCGGCAAGGGCTTGTTTGCCTATACTACCGACGATTACTGGATCGATCTCGGGCGCCCCGAGCAGTACCTTGCCGCGCACCGCGATATCATGGACGGGTCCATGCCGCTGGCGATCGAGCCCGGCATCAGCGGGGCGGGCGCAGCTTTGCTGGCAGGGCACCCGGGCGTCACCCAGCCGGTCCACGTCGACGAGGACGTCGTCGTCGATCCCTCGGCCAAAATCGGGCCAAATGTGGTTCTAGGCCGTGGTTGCCGCATCGGCGCGGGCGCGGTCGTGCGTGAATCGGTGCTGTGGGACGGCGTGGTAGTGGGCGATGGCGCGCATATCGACGAATCGATCGTTGCCTCAGGCTCGCAAATCGGTGCCGATGCAACCGTGGGCGCCGGAAGTGTGATCGGTCATCATATAACGATCGCGCCGGGCACCGTGCTCGATCCGGGTAGTCGCGTCGGCCCTACCGCGGCGAGCGCGCGCTAG
- a CDS encoding helix-turn-helix domain-containing protein, translating to MSIGNERATVTVNEAARILGIGRAAAYEGVRAGRIPSIRISPRRIVVPRAALDRLLGMNAPAGTTHAEAILPS from the coding sequence ATGTCGATTGGTAATGAGCGAGCGACGGTTACGGTCAACGAGGCTGCGAGGATTCTCGGTATCGGCAGGGCAGCGGCTTACGAAGGTGTGCGTGCTGGCCGAATCCCCTCGATCCGCATCTCACCTCGGCGCATCGTCGTGCCGCGGGCGGCGCTTGATCGTCTCCTCGGTATGAACGCGCCCGCGGGGACAACGCACGCAGAAGCGATTCTGCCATCGTGA